tacCAGAGATGAggaaacactagcccatgcacagtcagaaaggaAGGGTGcataaacacatatttacacatcaataggtgtgCCCCTatcctggggtcgcgcctgatggcaGATCAcagggtctgtctgtctgtctgtcggtccgtcagtctgtctcacgcatttttttcagaaatggctataccgatagacacgaaatttgatgaaaaggtggaaagtgtgaacgcccagacatgaactgagttacatctttcttcGTTGAGATTAAGGATGGGGGTGGgtccttatacatgcaaaaggagagtataaaatttttgttcaccgaatatagtcatgttgggtatcaaatgaaaggtctcgattagcacttttcgattccggtcttagttttgacattctttggaaaggtggggagtgcggagggtcgaaagtgatgacttGTTTAATGGACCTCCAATCCTACCCTATTATTCTATTACTCTCGTGCAAACATATATGTTTAAAACACTCAACCCTATCCGCAAACTAGAAGAATCCGCAACCCTCATCGTAGTCATCACATAACTAAGTAATAAGTAATTAATAAGAATGCTGCCGATgtcattttaatttatattggCCTGGAGGAGTCCACATTTTTGGATTACAGTAATAAATCTTTCATATACCAGAATTTCAATCAACCGAATTGTTGGCGAAAATGCATATGAGTAGATATTTTTGCTCGGGCTGGAAAGTTTAATGATTGCAATGTGGATTAAGTATTTAATTCCAGAACGATCAAAAAGCCTTAATTATATACGCATGCATATGATCCTGAGCTCATACTCTGCGATTAAGTAACCTCCATTTACTGCGAAGCCACAAATCAACAATGAAGCAGCTGCGGGCGTCCATAACGCAATAAATCCATTTTGATAAAGTGCAAAATTAAATACACAATTTCACTTTTATAATCGCCAAATGAAAGATATTGACTGGAGACAATAAATAATCGATTATGAAATGGATCGCCGCAAAAAGTTCCCAGCCAAGTATCTGATTACCTTTCAGGAGCTTGAAAGGAGTCGCTGCTCGACTCTCCCTTTCCGACCCTCCCTCCGCGATATTAATAACGAAATCCGACTAATTGTTGTGATTTGCATAAAAAGAAATTTCGGATGTCCGACAATCTGTTGACCTGAGTAGAGAGTTTTGTTTGCTCGATTTTTTGGATAACTTTAACTGGACTTCAATGGATTGGTTGTAAACGGTCGTCAGCGATGGTTTTATGTTGTCTTTCGTTTCTTTCGTCTTCATCTTGAGACCCCGTGCTGGTCTGATCGATGGCCATAtgaaagatacatatgtatgtacactcGAAGGTATGTAACATACAATAAGATACCGACGGACAAAATGTTTTGAACGCGACTTTTCGGTTTATGGACTGCAAAGAAAGATATGTCTTGGAGATTTGGATCTAAAGGCGGCGGCTGAGAGGCTGTGAAGCAATGATGGTTTATGAGAGTTACCATCGCGGCTACGGTAGGGGAAGAGTTTTTTCCAAAGCTTTTTTTAGGTTGCCGTATATAAGCTTCGGATATGGAGTGCAAATCCGTTAGTGACATTTATAACTTTCGAATTAATTCATCTTTTCCGTTGTCCGCTGTGAAAGTAGCGAAAATTGGCGCGATGAGGATTTTTGTTATCGCCGTGTGTGTAGCTCTGGCAACCGCAAGGCCAGAAGCTGGTGGTGGCTATCGGTATAGCTCGCCATTACTACCGATCTCGGGAGCAGGACCTGGACTTGCTGCAGGACCCTGCTGTCAACAATTATCCCAAATCAAAGGTGGCTTACACGGAGGTGGATTAGTGGGTGGACCTGGTGCTGGTGGATTTGCATCGGGCGGTGGATTCGGCCATGGATTAAGTGCGGTAGTGTCTTCATCATATTCTGCCAGTAGTACAGGAGGCGGTGGATATATTACAGGACATGGCTCTGCTCCTGCTCCTGCCCTCATTGCAACTCCTACTCCAGTAACATTCACTGCCCCTGCTCCTGGAATTGGATACTCACATGGATCTAGTGGATTTTCGTCGTTCTCTGGACATGGAGCCGGTGGTTCTATCGGAATCGGAGGTGGATTAGGACATGGTGCTGGATTAGGATTAGGACACGGAATTGGAGGTGGAATAGGACCAGGAATTGGAAGCGGAGTAGGACCAGGAATTGGTGGTGGAATTGGGCAAGGTGTTGCTGGTGGATTTGGACATGGCAGTGGAGTTGGCATCGGTAGTGGAGGATTCGTCCCATCAGCTGGTGGCCCTGGAATCGGTGGTGGTGCTGGTGGATTTGTCGGTGGAGCTGGATTTTCAGGAGGAAGCTTCAGCTCATCTGGAGTAGAAACATCTGCCAGCATTGGAGCAGCCTCCATTCCCGACAATTCTGGTTCAACACTAATTCAAAAACATATCTACGTTCACGTTCCTCCACCAGATCCAGAGGAGCAAGTTCATGCATCTAAAATAACCCAATTTGCTCAACCACGAAAACACTACAAAATTATCTTCATCAAGGCTCCAACCGTCCAGGCTCCATCAGCTGCACAAATTGCTGCTGCAAATGCTCTCACCGAAGAGAAAACTCTTGTCTACGTTCTAGTCAAGAAACCAGAGGAACCATCAGTCGAACAATTACAAACTCTCCAAAGTACCGTCCATCATCATAAACCTGAAGTCTACTTCATTAAGTACAAGGCCAAGACCCAACCTCAAGGACCAGGTTTAGGATTAATTGACAATTTCGGAGCAGGAGGATCATCTATTGCTCACGGGGCATCCCTTGCTCAAGCCAGTGCAGCTAGTTTCGCCAGCGGTTCAGCATCACTAGTTCAAGAAGGTGGAGCAAGCTTCTCTAGTGGTCCAGGCGTTGCATTGACTACCAACATTGGAGCAGAACATAATATTGCAATTGCAACTCCATCACCAACTCCCTATGCACCAGCTGGAAATCCATTGATCGAACCTCGTGCGCCCGGAAAGATCATTCCTGCTGATACCTATGGACCACCACCAGATGCTGTATAAAGATGTTCGTTTGAGGGGTTATTTCTAACAAAATCACGAAAAGTATTAAAATATTAGTACAAAGATGATTGATTCCGCCTCCTCATCGTTCCATTGTTATATTGTATGAAAAagtcatatttttttctttttctattg
The window above is part of the Hermetia illucens chromosome 3, iHerIll2.2.curated.20191125, whole genome shotgun sequence genome. Proteins encoded here:
- the LOC119652510 gene encoding pupal cuticle protein 36a-like, with translation MRIFVIAVCVALATARPEAGGGYRYSSPLLPISGAGPGLAAGPCCQQLSQIKGGLHGGGLVGGPGAGGFASGGGFGHGLSAVVSSSYSASSTGGGGYITGHGSAPAPALIATPTPVTFTAPAPGIGYSHGSSGFSSFSGHGAGGSIGIGGGLGHGAGLGLGHGIGGGIGPGIGSGVGPGIGGGIGQGVAGGFGHGSGVGIGSGGFVPSAGGPGIGGGAGGFVGGAGFSGGSFSSSGVETSASIGAASIPDNSGSTLIQKHIYVHVPPPDPEEQVHASKITQFAQPRKHYKIIFIKAPTVQAPSAAQIAAANALTEEKTLVYVLVKKPEEPSVEQLQTLQSTVHHHKPEVYFIKYKAKTQPQGPGLGLIDNFGAGGSSIAHGASLAQASAASFASGSASLVQEGGASFSSGPGVALTTNIGAEHNIAIATPSPTPYAPAGNPLIEPRAPGKIIPADTYGPPPDAV